The Cydia amplana chromosome 20, ilCydAmpl1.1, whole genome shotgun sequence nucleotide sequence CTATCCGGAAACATGCCCTTAATTCTTAATTGGAAATAAATTGAATATATACTCCTAATGTTTAAGTCCAATAGTACGGTGCATAAATAGTATAGCGGATAGAATAACGCATAAATTTATCTATCTGCCATCCTCATAGTTTAACATAATTGGAGTTTAAATACACTTGGAACTTAAATACATTAAAACGCAACGTACTTATCAATGCAATGCTGCCACCCTGATAAACTgcctaagaaataaaaatatacccaTTCTACTTCAAACTGTTTGATCTGCTATACCAACTTTACATTCTACATTCGATTTAAAGTTATTTTCATTATTACACTACCACTTTACTGCAAATCAATTACTTCCGTGTGAACATAGCTtatgttaatttaaataaacccACAAGTTGTAAGCGAATCAATACAATCATTCGAGCCACGCCACCACCGATCGAGCCACGATCTTATAAATTAGTTCTACATTTCCGACTTTGTTGTGATTGCAGTGATATTGTAATTGCTAACTAATCGTAACCAGTGATGAGTGATctccaatagggtatttgactgtatttataataaattgttttacaCTATACATGAAAAAAACCCAGATGATTAATAGAGAaaagtagacagcagttatttttagacacaatttctattttaaaccccgtataaaactataaagagtaggtgatTTCATTTGACTTTGAGAgaagaattgttttttttttgtttattgagAATTAGGTATCTATATTTATGATATGAGATCTGTTATGGAACCACAGTTACTTGCGTCAATGTTTCATTTAATAGGTACGTATTAAGTGTGTTCGTCGTTCGTCCTTGTTTCGATTGTATTCGGTAAGTCGTGAGAATAACAGCCCGGCTGCAACTggtttgtttataaatatttacaactaTAAAGCCGAGATACAAAAGTAGATTAAActgaatgtacagtcagcatcaatagaagGTAACGTATGAAACAATGTGCCAAAAATATCTGCTAGACTGTCACCCCTTGATtacttttgattttatttaaataacaatatgtattttttacccAACTTCGGAGGAACCAAAAGGTGGGTtgatattacctacttaatatcaGCCTCCATTCGTTTATCTGTTCGTCGGTTTGTAATCGAAACACAAAATTAGGCAAGTGAAATCTGACTTTCCGAGATTGTACCTATTTGAACATATGCAATCGAAGCATAGGTATATATCGCAATAGTGCATATTAGGAACATGTTGCATTAATCTCGTGACTATACAGCTGATAGAAATCTAGTACAACAATTAACATATCTCAATTAAGTCTTGCttgaataatttatttgcaCTTTATAGCAACATTTatgtttataatacaatagcTTGTTAGTACTCAGATGGTAAGTAATTGCTGTAACATTGATTACAAGATTTACCAGCGTGAAATCGTAATACTTTTCCGTTGTACGAGTACATGTGTATAAATGAGGTTATTAAACACATAGATTATAAATGGTTCCAACTGTAGGAAACCCGGAAATTGGTCTGTAGTCTGTGagttttatttgtatataaaataaggTCCATATCAATGCGTTAAATCTCAAAAAATGGACTAAATAGACAAGCAACTTAAGActatctaaataaatatactgggtcaaacaaatcttgaaagtaaataggaacaaaaaaaaactatactcatccttttctttttgggtgctagtactagtgtaaaacaaagatagtatgattctctctgtctatgtttgaaatcaaacagacctttgacacactatagtctATCTATTATCACGGAGTATTGTAATGGCACCTGGCTTTTTGTGTACATAGACTACCTATTCCGTGACCATAGACATTCCGtcactttttaaaatttaaatgtatttccCAATAGCAAGCTACGGCAGCCTGTGCACGGGGATGTCCATGGGCTGGACGTCCCCCGTGATGCCTCTCCTGAGCGGTCCCAACAGTCCCCTGCAAGAAGCGCCTTCTCACCAGGAAGAGTCCTGGATCGGATCGCTCCTGGTGCTGGGCGGTCTCTTCGGTGAGTCTTAAACTAAGGCCAACTGAGGAATCGCTGAAATATCGAAACGAACCCCTGGTtcctagcagggatgttgcgaatatccgcatccgcatccgcaaccgcggaacttccgcattattttcaacatccgcatctgcatccgcatccgtataaaatcgatgcggatttaatgcggatgcggatgtggaacaggtcggtacagaaacgttaagacatcggcgtaagtgctagactgctaggtaatttagtcactagccaaaaaaacctattagaaattagcagtcaagcgtgagtgggacttaatgtagggaacccttggaacgcgagtccgactcgcacttggccggtttttgaaataaaattactaaaatgtaatatttgacgttttttatgtacctatcttgacatctgcatccgcatccgcatccgcatccgcggatgtcaaaaaatcggcatccgcaacatccctggttcctaGCCATCCATCGCTTGCGCtttgccatcgaatcgctttgtgtctctctatcactcttccatattagtgcgacagtgacagttgcgtttcgatcgctacggagcgtaagcgattggcacgttggctacgcggcctgtacaGTAAACAGTATTTACCTTCGATACCCTCACGTCATATATCCGCTTCCTCACAACCCAAAGATTAGCGTCTGACATTTCTTACAGCTTTTCCAGATGGGCTTTAAAAGAGCCAAACCTTTAAATACCAAGAATTGGCCCAGCAGTTAGCTACGAAAGCAACCGCTATCTGCCTCTACCTTCCACCCAAAGAAGAACGAAAGACGACCTTCCACTTCCAACTCTAGTTCTTACTCCGGTGTCCTCGCaatattttccttcaccgaagagTTTCAGAGAATTCGTACAAACCAGCGTTCGAAACTACGACGTCCAGTTTAAAAGTGCGGATTGACGCACGAATTCAACTTTATTTCTGGATATAAGTATAACTTCCTTTACGCTTCCCCAGGTCCCCTCATCACGGTCCCCCTGTCCAAGCACGTCGGTCGCCGGTGGATCATCATCGCCACTAATCTACCACTCCTCCTCGGTTGGCTGTTAGCTGGTGTGGCCACCACGTTACCAACGTTGTACGTCGCGCGGCTGATGTGGGGATGCGCTACAGGGATGATGTTCGCCACTATACCGCTCTATATTGGCGAGATTGCTGAGGTACGCTATCAATTCTGTTTAATATGGCCTCCAAAGTCAATCCCGCACATTTAAGATCAGCTGCAAATCAATTAAAACCCTTCGTTTTAACTGCAACTGCCTATATGACCTCCAAAACCACGCCTCCACACTTAAAAGACCAACTGCAATAAGAAGAAAAGGTCCCATCATGATGAGATAAAATTTCTAAAAAGTCCTACACCTATAGTTGTTGTAGAATATGTACATACCTTGTATGAATCTTATATTTGTTTCCAGGACGCAAACCGTGGCGCACTCAGCGCGCTATTCCTCCTCTTCATCAACGTTGGCTTCCTGTTAGCGTACGCCATTGGTCCGTTCGCATCCTACTGGGGCCTCACCGCTGCTGGCGGGATCTTGTCTCTATTCTATGTGCCCTTTACCTGGTTCATACCCGAGACGCCGTTCTATCTGGTCTGGAAAGGTAAGATTCTATTACTACGCTTTTTCCACTCTCTGACTCGGTCTTTCTCTGTATCAAATTCTTCTTCTCTGAGCGTACGCCATTGGTCCGTTCACATCTTATTGAGGATTCACCGCTGCTGGTGGAATCTGGTCTTTATTCTATGTGCCCTTTACCTGGTTCATACCCGAGACGCCGTTCTATCTGGTCTGGAAAGGTAAGATTCTATTACTACGCTTTTTCCACTCTCTGACTCGGTCTTTCTCTGTATCAAATTCTTCTTCTCTGAGCGTACGCCATTGGTCCGTTCACATCTTATTGAGGATTCACCGCTGCTGGTGGAATCTGGTCTTTATTCTATGTGCCCTTTACCTGGTTCATACCCGAGACGCCGTTCTATCTGGTCTGGAAAGGTATGATTCTATTACTAGCTTTTCCCACTCTCTGACTCGGTCTTTCTCTGTATCAAATTCTTCTTCTCTGAGCGTACGCCATTGGTCCGTTCACATCTTATTGAGGATTCACTGCTGCTGGTGGAATCTGGTCTTTATTCTATGTGCCCTTTACCTGGTTCATACCTGAGACGCCGTTCTATCTGGTCTGGAAAGGTATGATTCTATTACTAGCTTTTCCCACTCTCTGACTCGGTCTTTCTCTGTATCAAATTCTTCTTCTCTGAGCGTACGCCATTGGTCCGTTCACATCTTATTGAGGATTCACTGCTGCTGGTGGAATCTGGTCTTTATTCTATGTGCCCTTTACCTGGTTCATACCTGAGACGCCGTTTTATCTGATCTGGAAAGGTGAGATTCACTTGCTTAATGCTTACGGTAGGTACTTAAGGTTAATGTGAGGAAGATCGACTATTAGGAAAGACCGACTACAAGCTTTTTCGTCGCTTTTAACTCTCGGGTTTGTAGGTACAcatactccacttacagaaggtcGGCAGAGCAGCAGCACAGCTCTTTCTTTCTGAGTGTGCCTGAGCGAcatacgtatatatatatatatatatatatatatatatatatatatatatatatatagaatatATTCCCTATCTTCTTCCctgcaataaattttatatgCGCTCTTCTTCTCCACGttgattttacaaaaaaaaagcagTTCTTGTTTTTATTACTATAGGTACCCGTTTAGAGAACTCGCGGCGTATTTCTTTCCTTTATTACAACGAAGTGCAATGCAAGTCACAAGTCACAATAATCAGAATCATTATTTATGCAAAATGTCTCAGCATTTGACTAAGATAAGCAATATATTTAAACAAATTCTAATATACTGTAACCAATCTGCCATGAGCCAATTCACTCTTAATTTACAAGTCATTCATCAAATCATGTAAACATTAATCACAACACTTAAACTCTTATCCCACCTCCATAAGAGCTATTTTAATCTGTCAACTATTTCGTTAATCGTGCCTTAAGGTAAACTGGTGGAGCGTGACGATGAATTGATTTGTGAATGACTGACGATTTCTGCGCATGCCGATGCATAGGCTATTTGACCTTGGAGAATACCGAGGTCATGTAGTTTTGCGTTCTCATGCATCTAACCTCCTGATGACCGAGGTTATATACTCGTAGTAGATAAGCCCCCATTTCAATTTTGACTCTTTGTCTGACAGAGTTAATTTTATACTGTAAAATTTTGACACCAAATCGTCACAAGACTAAACACGGTTTTTATACTAtgatttttattcttatttaatggtgctgctacccactgctgagcaaaggCCTCCTCTTGTTTCCTCCACTCGACTCTGTTGTTTGTACTCTTTCATCAATCCGGAATCCGGttagaatgcgtccaagtcgtcccgccatcacagaataagtaatagtattccgccatctccttttcggttgGCCTAATACACCATCGTTCGTGGGTCCCACTgggtaaccattttggcccacctttccTGCATGCGGCATGCGGCAGACATTGTCCATGACATGTTCTTATAATCCCAATGTATAATCGAGATACTAAAATGGCAGTTCTTTCAGTCAGACAATTTTTATGAATAGATGACGCTATACTCGAATTTCTAATAACCTCTCTGATGGCTTATACGTAGCgcagactttttattttactaccTAAAGTACGCCCTTTCTTTCTTTTATCTTTCTGTTGTCGTCTAAATAATCCTTGTTTCAGGCCACATAGAAGAAGCCTCAAAGGTGCTCCAAAGCTTACGAGGAACATCAAAAGATGCAGTACAAGCAGAGTTGGACGGACTGCAGGCCTTGGTGGCGCGGGAGTTCAAGGATGAACCCAGGATTAAGGACTTATGGGCTACCAGAGGCAACGTCAAGGCATTAGGTTAGTATTGCTACTAAGTGTAGCAAGTAAGagagaataaaaaataataataataataggggacatcttacacatatcaacctagccccaaactaagcaaagcttgcacaatgggtgctaggcgacgatatacatacttatatagataaatattggTAGGTTGTTTTGAAGATGTTTTAGATGCATTTTTGCTAGAATTTTCTAGCTGTAaagtagtaatagtaagatataAAACCcaccatttattttattttacctgacactgctatcaaaatcgttgcagtgTTGTCATGGTCTAACTCTATGGGCACCTACtcttgtaattaattaattttatttgtgccTACAccgttttgtatatattttgtgatgTCCAGGTATCTGCGTGTTCCTAGCCATGTTGCTGCAACTGTCCGGGATCGACGTGTTGCTGTTCTACATGGAGGAGCTGCTGAAGAAAGTCGGGACCAAGATGTCTGCTGCCAACGGGACCATTCTCATGGGCTGTGTCCAGGTTTGTGGGACTATACGGTGAATTTTCTGTCCAATCTAGAGAAATCGTATTAAAGATATACCCAGATAAGAGTTGGTAAGTTAATCTAGCTGCTGAAGAAAGTTGGGACCAAGATGTCGGCCGCCAACGGGACCATTCTCATGGGCTGTGTCCAGGTTTGTGGGACTATACGGTGAATTTTCTGTCCAATCTAGAGAAATCGTATTAAAGATATACCCAGATAAGAGTTGGTAAGTTAATCTAGCTGCTGAAGAAAGTTGGGACCAAGATGTCGGCCGCCAACGGGACCATTCTCATGGGCTGTGTCCAGGTTTGTGGGACTATACGGTGAATTTTCTGTCCAATCTAGAGAAATCGTATTAAAGATATACCCAGATAAGAGTTGGTAAGTTAATCTAGCTGCTGAAGAAAGTTGGGACCAAGATGTCGGCCGCCAACGGGACCATTCTCATGGGCTGTGTCCAGGTTTGTGGGACTATACGGTGAATTTTCTGTCTAAAAGAGAAATCGTACTAAAGATATACCCAGATAAGAGTTGGTAAGTTAATCTAGCTGCTGAAGAAAGTCGGTACCAAGATGTCGGCCGCCAACGGGACCATTCTCATGGGCTGTGTCCAGGTTTGTGGGACTATACAGTGAATTTTCTGTCCAATCCAGAGAAATCGTACTAAAGATATACCCAGATAAGAGTTGGTAAGTTAATCTAGCTGCTGAAGAAAGTTGGGACCAAGATGTACCGTCGGCCGCCAACGGGACCATTCTCATGGACTGTGTCCAGGTTTGTCGGACCATTGACGGAATAACTTTACATCCTTGTTACCTAAGCAACTTGtactaaaaatatacctacctagataCAAAATACCTAATCGATCAAGGTTCTGAAAAACCGGGATCATACACATGAGTGTTGCTCAGGTTTGTGAGCACTGACGGTTAAAAGATGGGGTATCGTCTAGACAAGTTGTGttaaatacctatataggtactgGATATAGATAGGGACCAAGATGATCGGCCGCAAACAGGACTATAGGTACTCAATACTTCTCTGTTTTTACTAGATTTTACTTAATAAAtaccttaggtacctacctatcatcaTTACCTACAAGTGACAGAGTCCTCCCATAtcgaattaattattttctcaGGTCATAACAAGCTGCATCACTCCACTGGTGGTGGACAGGCTCGGAAGGAAGTTCCTGATGTGGACCACTTCGCTCGGACTTACCATTTTCTTAGTAAGTTATTCCTACTACTAAGCACAGGCCTGGGCGGCCcggagggtctaccgcgaaaatcgaaaatcataatttcgttatctgccttatcgatcgaatatgcaagagtggtattaaagaggcagataacggaatatttattttcaattttcgcaGTAGACCCTT carries:
- the LOC134657466 gene encoding facilitated trehalose transporter Tret1-like, which produces MFDTFKAQFRLKWRQYLAASLASYGSLCTGMSMGWTSPVMPLLSGPNSPLQEAPSHQEESWIGSLLVLGGLFGPLITVPLSKHVGRRWIIIATNLPLLLGWLLAGVATTLPTLYVARLMWGCATGMMFATIPLYIGEIAEDANRGALSALFLLFINVGFLLAYAIGPFASYWGLTAAGGILSLFYVPFTWFIPETPFYLVWKGHIEEASKVLQSLRGTSKDAVQAELDGLQALVAREFKDEPRIKDLWATRGNVKALGICVFLAMLLQLSGIDVLLFYMEELLKKVGTKMSAANGTILMGCVQVITSCITPLVVDRLGRKFLMWTTSLGLTIFLCLIGVYAVLDLHFKVDVTSFAAVPLVCLVFYMILFTLGVGPVPWILVAEMFPVRTKCLASGIASFMCWLAGFVWTRFFREVEASYGIYTAFWILAVCCGFGFIFSAAFLPETKGKTFDEIQAMLNKSNKEEEPKPVDV